AGGATGCGCACGGCATCGGGTTCCTGCCGCTGCGTTGTAAACTTGCTCGTCCCCGGGCGGCGTGCATCAAGGAATGGTTGGATGTCAGCCTCTGACAGCGCGATGCCCGGAGGGCAACCATCGACCACAGCGCCCAGCGCAGGCCCATGGCTTTCGCCCCAAGTGGTAAAACGGAAAACGCGGCCGAATGTGTTAAAGCTCATGGCAATGCCTTTCCCGAAAAGCCGGCGATGGTCAATCGCCGCCGTCAGTGGGCGAGGTGACGCGGACCTTGCGATACCGCACTTGTTCCTTGCCAATCCAGGTGCGGATCGCGCGATAAGCGATCACGGCAGCAGAGACTGCGAGCACACGTGCCGCATGGGGATGGCCATATTCACTGCCGATCCGGCCCGCCCAGACAAAGGCAGCGATGATCCCGCCAAAGCCCGCCATCGACACAAAGGCGTCGAGAATCGGCGGTAGCCCCTCCCAATAATGGCGCGCGTGCCAATAAGCATGGAGGCCAACCAGCAAAGTGCAGCCAGCCAAAAGCAGAACCAGTTCGTTGCTATGCCCCGCCAGCATAGGTCAGGCCAGTCCGATATCCGGAGCATCCTCCTGCTTCATGCCGACGGTGTGGTAACCGGCGTCGACATGATGCGTTTCGCCGGTGACGCCGCCCGACAGGTCTGACAGGAAATAGAGCGCCGATGCGCCGACATCGTCGATGGTAACATTGCGGCGCAACGGCGAATTCAGTTCATTCCATTTCAGGATATAACGGAAATCGCCGATGCCCGATGCGGCGAGCGTCTTAATCGGCCCTGCCGAAATCGCATTCACGCGAATACCCTGCGGACCGACATCGTTTGCCAGATATTTGACGCTGGTTTCCAACGCCGATTTGGCAACGCCCATGACATTGTAATGCGGGACAACCTTTTCCGCGCCATAATAGCTGAGCGTCAGCATCGAGCCGCCGCCGGTTCCGGTTTCGGGATCAAAGGGTACCATCATTGCAGCTGCGCGCTTGGCAACGGCTGTAAAGCTGAACACGCTGATGTTCATCGTCATCAGGAAATCATCTAGGCCGACGTCGAAATATTTGCCGCGCAACGCCTCCTTGTTGGTGTAGCCGATCGCATGGACGACGAAATCGATCGTCGGCCATCGAGCAGCAAGGGTCCCAAAAGCCTTGTCGAGCTCCGCCTCGGTCGAAACGTCGCAATCGATCAGGAAATCACAACCAAGCTGCTCAGCCAGCGGCCTTACCCGCTTTTCCATCACTTCGCCCTGATAGCTGATCGCGAGTTCGGCGCCTTCGGCGTGCAATTTTTTCGCGATTCCCCAGGCCAGTGATTTATCGTTCGCCAAGCCCATGATCAGGCCCCGTTTCCCTGCCATCAATCCCGACATATTCGTAATTACCCTTGTTGTTTCCCCGTCATCAAATGCCCCTTTAGGCCATTTTTGGTGGCATTTGCCAGCGCCGCGTTCAACTGAGCGCCCGTCACCATGCCGAGCCCGATCAGGTAAAAGAAAATCAGCGCGATCATTACCCCTGCAAGGCTACCATAGGTCAGGTCGTAATCAGTCATCGAGGTAAGGAAGAGCGGCAGGAGCATGGTGCATCCCAGCCACCACAGGCTAACCAGCACCGCGCCCGGCCATTTGGGATAAATCGACCCGCGATATTTGCGCGGAGTGAGGCCGCGGTAGATGGTGTAGATAGCAAGAAAAAGCGCCGCAAAGGGAATGATCCTTCCCCATGCAAAATAGCCCGATGCCTGCTGCGCCATCGGAATGAAGCGATAGACAAGTTCCTCGATCGCAACGACGAGGACTTGTGCCGAAAACGAAATCATTGCGACAACCACCGCAGCGACAATCATTATCAGACTACCAAGCCGATAGTGCCAGAACTGGCGTTCGGGCTGGGCCCCATATGCGCGGTGGAGCACGTCGCGGATCGTTTCGATAAGACTAGATGTCGTCCACAGGCTGACAAGCGCACTTAGCCATAACAGCGGCCCAGAACGGGCAGTCATCGCAGCATGGACTGGGCCCGACAGTGCCTCTGCCGCGCTGGGCGGAACGGTGCGGAAAAAAGCGTCGATGAGGGCAAGGCCGGATGCCGTCTGACCGAAACTGCCGGCAATAGCGGCTGCGACGATGCAAAAGGCAAAAAGCGTGACCAGCGACAGATAGGCAAAATTGCCGGCATGGATGAAGCCTTCGTTATAGACACCCACTGCAACGCGGCGAACGACTTCGCCTGCACGATGGTAAACATCCAACCTGTGAAACCATTCATCCTCGCTTGTCGGGTGCGGGTGCGGGTCGTGCGCACGCGCCTCAGGCGACAGGGGGCTGTGATCAGACACCCAGATCGGACCGGATCGCAGGCTCATCGGGCAGTTCTGCCGCCAACTTCGCAAGCAGCCCGGCATCGCTGGGCAAACGGATCTGCAGTGTTACCATCTGGTCGCCGCGCTGACCGTCCTTGCGGTGGAAACCGCGCCCCTTGATCCGCATCGTCGTGCCCGATTGCGCGCCTGCTGGTACGGTGAGCATCACTGCCCCATCCAGCGTCGGGACCTT
This portion of the Sphingobium sp. genome encodes:
- a CDS encoding YihY/virulence factor BrkB family protein, which gives rise to MSLRSGPIWVSDHSPLSPEARAHDPHPHPTSEDEWFHRLDVYHRAGEVVRRVAVGVYNEGFIHAGNFAYLSLVTLFAFCIVAAAIAGSFGQTASGLALIDAFFRTVPPSAAEALSGPVHAAMTARSGPLLWLSALVSLWTTSSLIETIRDVLHRAYGAQPERQFWHYRLGSLIMIVAAVVVAMISFSAQVLVVAIEELVYRFIPMAQQASGYFAWGRIIPFAALFLAIYTIYRGLTPRKYRGSIYPKWPGAVLVSLWWLGCTMLLPLFLTSMTDYDLTYGSLAGVMIALIFFYLIGLGMVTGAQLNAALANATKNGLKGHLMTGKQQG
- a CDS encoding SDR family oxidoreductase encodes the protein MSGLMAGKRGLIMGLANDKSLAWGIAKKLHAEGAELAISYQGEVMEKRVRPLAEQLGCDFLIDCDVSTEAELDKAFGTLAARWPTIDFVVHAIGYTNKEALRGKYFDVGLDDFLMTMNISVFSFTAVAKRAAAMMVPFDPETGTGGGSMLTLSYYGAEKVVPHYNVMGVAKSALETSVKYLANDVGPQGIRVNAISAGPIKTLAASGIGDFRYILKWNELNSPLRRNVTIDDVGASALYFLSDLSGGVTGETHHVDAGYHTVGMKQEDAPDIGLA